One genomic region from Candidatus Bathyarchaeota archaeon encodes:
- a CDS encoding Nre family DNA repair protein: MSLSKYKSNKVRQEKFKVNTVKKKSLCIFCKSGRMLCGKTRCPVIVKSQSMIKHSEMNNSCQIQGSSPPAIFVGRIGYPKVHIGPMIPSYFGNTEILDTPELWIGKSIDDIIDYRQSLVRGKTISNINEASKGGRIVETLQELAMANSSIDSEAKFYKKPKGRLIFSNHSQPFGPSAPLKNFEISSVKVDGSIEKAFYDRDLKASDAFLNLYLNEVLITRIQRSFSIGMFGQGTKRKFVPTRWSITAVDSTISLALIDKIKENETIDEYYVYIFNNMGNIFVAILMPEKWSFEWIEAWFPNTLWNIDGQNPALIGDYESYNGRNSYARVGGCYYSARLAVAEKLLQTRRQASVIVFREILPEYILPVGVWNVRESMRKALETKPHLFSTLEESLNFAKRHLNIP; this comes from the coding sequence TTGAGCCTAAGTAAATATAAATCGAATAAAGTAAGGCAAGAAAAATTTAAAGTAAATACCGTAAAAAAGAAATCACTTTGTATATTCTGCAAAAGCGGCAGAATGCTTTGTGGTAAGACACGTTGTCCAGTCATTGTCAAATCTCAATCTATGATAAAACATTCAGAAATGAATAATTCATGTCAAATTCAGGGATCATCCCCCCCAGCAATATTTGTTGGCAGGATTGGGTATCCCAAGGTTCATATTGGCCCTATGATACCTTCCTACTTTGGTAATACTGAAATCCTTGATACTCCTGAATTGTGGATAGGAAAGTCTATTGATGATATTATAGATTATCGCCAATCATTAGTCAGAGGAAAAACTATCTCTAATATTAACGAAGCTTCTAAAGGAGGAAGAATAGTTGAAACATTGCAGGAATTGGCTATGGCCAACTCATCCATAGACTCTGAAGCAAAATTCTATAAAAAACCTAAAGGTAGATTGATTTTTAGTAATCACTCCCAGCCTTTTGGACCATCTGCCCCATTAAAGAATTTCGAAATCTCAAGCGTGAAGGTGGATGGATCAATTGAGAAGGCTTTTTATGATCGAGATTTGAAAGCTTCTGATGCTTTTTTAAATCTATATTTGAATGAAGTTCTGATTACTAGAATTCAACGATCATTCAGTATTGGAATGTTTGGCCAAGGAACAAAAAGAAAATTTGTACCTACTAGATGGAGTATAACAGCAGTAGATAGCACTATTTCTCTAGCATTAATAGACAAAATAAAAGAAAATGAGACTATTGACGAGTACTATGTCTACATTTTCAACAATATGGGCAACATATTCGTTGCTATTCTAATGCCAGAAAAATGGAGTTTTGAATGGATAGAGGCATGGTTCCCAAATACTTTATGGAATATAGATGGACAAAACCCCGCATTAATCGGAGATTATGAGAGTTATAATGGAAGGAACAGTTATGCTAGAGTTGGGGGGTGTTATTATTCTGCAAGACTGGCAGTAGCTGAGAAGCTTCTTCAAACTCGCAGACAGGCCTCTGTTATAGTTTTTAGAGAGATTCTTCCAGAATATAT
- the dapA gene encoding 4-hydroxy-tetrahydrodipicolinate synthase yields the protein MFKPKGVMPALVTPFTDNGKKVDEERLRNLVDYAIEKGSTGLVPCGTTGEFQNISINERKKVIEIVIDQANGKIPVVAATGHSSTDIAIEMTKHAKNAGAEAALVVTPYYHKPTNRGIFEHFRCIAEGVDIPIVLYNIPQVTGVNLPWQMVEDLQDIDNIIGMKDSSGNIGHMMAILEKTKTKISLLCGHDEVVLPALAAGCTGMILASANFMPDIWLKILKLVKKGDLKKAQELQFKIQKMCRIIVNSGPVGTKAALNMIGIDSGKVRLPLTYGGALSYEDAEELRIELEKIGKIKHKPVKIEVETKKPLKERFGVVGITPEIVKDFKIKFGEAFVGQGVEIAHIDLLLGIKDGPVGEAFTKAKANPAPGHEPLIAILEPNLTVKPLTLIVPTVTVKSMRQASMVYGPAQTAVAKAVIDSVKDGFLPIKLADEFILIANVFVHPAAVDRKRIFINNHKAMRHAIRKAVEGRPTIDDLLENKERSKHPLKYTP from the coding sequence ATGTTTAAGCCAAAAGGAGTGATGCCTGCCCTAGTCACACCTTTTACAGATAATGGTAAAAAGGTAGACGAAGAAAGGCTAAGAAATCTTGTTGATTATGCTATTGAAAAAGGATCAACTGGTCTTGTTCCCTGCGGAACAACAGGAGAATTTCAAAACATATCCATTAACGAGAGGAAAAAGGTCATCGAAATCGTGATCGACCAAGCAAATGGAAAAATCCCAGTGGTAGCGGCCACCGGTCACAGCTCCACCGACATAGCTATAGAGATGACCAAACATGCAAAAAATGCTGGGGCTGAAGCTGCCTTAGTAGTCACTCCTTACTATCATAAGCCTACAAATCGTGGTATTTTTGAACATTTTAGATGCATCGCTGAAGGAGTGGATATACCTATAGTTCTTTATAACATACCTCAAGTTACAGGCGTGAATCTACCGTGGCAGATGGTAGAAGATTTGCAGGACATAGACAATATAATAGGAATGAAAGACAGCAGCGGAAATATTGGGCATATGATGGCAATACTTGAGAAGACAAAAACAAAAATATCTCTATTGTGCGGGCATGATGAAGTCGTGCTTCCTGCTCTAGCTGCCGGATGCACCGGCATGATCCTTGCTAGTGCCAATTTTATGCCAGATATTTGGTTAAAAATATTAAAGTTAGTTAAAAAGGGCGATTTGAAAAAAGCTCAAGAATTACAATTTAAGATTCAAAAGATGTGCAGGATTATTGTAAATAGTGGGCCAGTTGGAACTAAAGCTGCATTAAATATGATTGGAATTGATAGTGGAAAAGTAAGATTACCATTAACCTATGGTGGCGCTCTTTCTTATGAGGATGCTGAAGAGCTTCGAATTGAGCTTGAAAAAATTGGTAAGATAAAACATAAACCAGTGAAAATTGAAGTGGAGACGAAAAAACCTCTAAAAGAAAGATTTGGTGTTGTTGGAATAACCCCAGAGATAGTAAAAGACTTTAAGATAAAATTTGGCGAAGCATTTGTTGGACAAGGAGTTGAAATTGCTCATATAGATTTATTGCTTGGAATAAAAGATGGACCAGTTGGAGAAGCTTTTACAAAAGCTAAAGCTAATCCAGCACCTGGACATGAACCATTAATTGCTATTTTAGAACCCAACCTTACTGTTAAGCCTTTGACCTTGATAGTGCCTACAGTAACCGTAAAAAGCATGAGACAGGCTAGCATGGTATATGGACCTGCTCAGACTGCTGTCGCTAAAGCCGTTATAGATAGTGTAAAAGATGGATTCTTACCCATAAAATTGGCAGATGAATTCATCCTCATTGCTAATGTCTTCGTTCATCCTGCTGCAGTTGATCGAAAAAGAATTTTCATTAATAATCATAAAGCTATGCGACATGCTATTAGGAAGGCAGTAGAGGGCAGGCCAACTATTGATGATTTATTAGAAAATAAGGAGAGATCGAAGCATCCTTTAAAATATACACCATGA
- a CDS encoding rhomboid family intramembrane serine protease, whose product MQYSYKKQSGNNLTKILILVNVIMYIITSIMSKNFLKMDYEVLALLGQYNLQVLNGWYWQLFTSMFVHVNLVHLMGNMLFLLIYGSRGEEFFSKIEFLTIYFLSGFAGNILSLLGGPLMVSAGASGALFGLFGANVIYAHSSMKESIVSALIYSLFMFIFTMGANVNLFAHFGGLIVGLLIGYIISKSRPVIE is encoded by the coding sequence ATGCAATATTCCTACAAAAAACAATCCGGCAATAATCTGACAAAAATTCTGATTCTTGTTAATGTTATTATGTACATAATAACAAGCATAATGAGTAAGAATTTTCTTAAAATGGATTATGAAGTCTTAGCATTACTCGGGCAATATAATCTACAAGTGCTCAATGGATGGTATTGGCAGCTTTTCACTTCTATGTTTGTTCATGTCAATCTAGTACATTTGATGGGTAATATGCTATTTTTACTTATTTACGGTTCAAGGGGCGAAGAATTCTTCAGTAAAATAGAATTTCTGACTATATATTTCCTTTCTGGATTTGCGGGAAATATTCTAAGTCTTCTTGGTGGGCCCCTTATGGTTTCTGCAGGTGCTTCCGGGGCTCTATTCGGTTTATTTGGAGCCAATGTAATCTATGCTCATAGCTCAATGAAAGAGTCAATAGTTAGTGCATTAATTTATTCACTTTTTATGTTTATTTTTACAATGGGTGCTAATGTTAATTTATTTGCTCATTTTGGAGGATTGATTGTAGGATTATTAATTGGTTACATCATATCGAAATCTAGGCCTGTCATAGAATAA